GCCACAACCTGCTGCATTTTGTCTCTTGCCCTGTGCAATAAAACTCGAGCATTAGATGCAGTAATGTCTAGGATGTTACAAATTGTGTCCATATCCAACCCACCAACATCCCTTAAATTTATGATTTGTTGTTGATTATCAGGCAGTTTGACCATGTGCTTCTTGACACAATCTTGAAGTTCATCGGCTGCCAGCAAATCATCGGGCGATGAAATATCCCACTCTGGATTGCCTTCCGCCCAATGGCCTTGTTGCGTAAAACGAGTATCCGTCGCCCAGTTTTCATCAACCGCATCCAGCGAAACCGAACGAGACTCCTTGCGCAGTCGAGTTTTGGCTTCGTTGGCAGTAATTCGAATTAACCAAGACTTTAACGCTGAGCGCCCTTCAAATTTATGGATGGCGTTAATCGCCGAAACCCAAGCTTCTTGCACCACCTCATCAGCGATAGATTGCCCCGCTATGGAATATGCGACACCATACATCGCCGAGTGGTATGCTTTGACTACGCGCTCGAACAGTTGAACATCATTATTTTTGAGTCGTTCAACTAACTCGTCTTCTGGTGGTAATGATTCAATCGTCACTATCTTCCCCAACAATAATAAGCACTTAGTTTTGACTTATGGCTTAAATCTACTTTAATCTGAACAGCAGAAAGCACTTCTCACTAATAGTCTCAACGGCTATTTTAGCGTTAATATAACAGAAAAATCTGTATAGATATGTAAACGAGGTATTCGTCAATGGAATCGGGCTTCATGGCCTTCACTAAAACCGTCCTTAACTGGATCGGGCTCTTTTTTGTGTTGGGTCTAACCATACTGTTAGTCATTGCTGCTGTCGTATTTATTATTGATAAAACCCAAAAGACACACGCCATTCGTCGAAATTTCCCCGTTATTGGTCGCTTTCGCTATTGGTTCGAACATTTAGGCGAGTTTTTTCGTCAGTATTTTTTCGCCATGGATCGCGAGGAAATGCCGTTCAACCGTGCCGAGCGTAACTGGGCCTACCGCGCCGCCAAAAATGTAAGTCGCACTCTAGCATTTGGCTCGACTCGAAACCTCAGTCCGACTGGAACGGTGATGTTCTTAAATGATCAGTTCCCTACTCTTGAGAAAAATGCGGTTGAAGCGCAACCTCTTCTTATAGGCCCTTACTGCAGAACACCGTATCTCGCAAAAAGCTTTTTCAATATATCCGGCATGAGTTACGGCTCGTTATCCAAAGTCGCCGTTCAGGCATTAGCAAAAGGAGCAGCCAAGGCCGGATGCTGGATCAACACTGGCGAAGGCGGCTTGTCGCCCCACCATTTAGTTGCCGGCGGGGATGTGGTGTTTCAAATAGGTACGGCGAAATACGGCGTTCGTGATGAGACAGGCTGCTTGGATGACGACAGACTCAAGGATGTTTGCTCCCATCAACAGGTTAAAATGATCGAACTCAAACTGGCCCAAGGCGCTAAGCCGGGTAAAGGCGGCATACTTCCGGGTCGTAAAGTTACTGCTGAAATTGCCGCGATTCGTCACATTCCTGAGGGCGAGGACTCGATCAGTCCTAATGGTCATCCTGAAATCAATAATGTCAGCGATTTATTGGATATGATCAATCACATACGCGACATCACTGGTAAGCCCGTTGGTTTTAAAACGGTTATTGGTACTGACGGCTTTTTGTTTGACCTGTGTGAAGCGATCCACCAACGCGGCATTGAGTCAGCTCCAGACTTCATCACCATCGATAGCGCCGACGGTGGCTCAGGCGCCGCGCCTCAACCCTTGTTTGACTATGTCGGTCTAACCATTAAAGAAAGCTTACCGATGGTTCTTAACGTGCTTCACAAACAAGGACTCCGCGATCGTATCAAAGTCATCTGCTCAGGCAAGATGATCAATCCATCGGGTGTGGCGTGGGCACTGGCGATGGGAGCTGACTTCGCATTGTCTGCACGCGGATTTATGTTTGCTTTAGGCTGCATCCAAGCGCTACAGTGTAATAAGAATACTTGCCCGACTGGCGTCACGACCCATGATCCGGACTTACAAAAGGGATTGGTTGTGCCTGACAAAGCTGAACGGGTGTACCATTACCATAAGAATATGGTTAAAGCTGTGGGTATGATCGCCCACTCCTGCGGCGTTGCTGAACCACGAGGATTGAAACGTCATCATGTCAGAGTTGTAACAGAAACGGGGTTATCGACTCCTTTAGATAAGATACACCCTTATCAAGAAAGCAGTATTCCGACTAAAAAGCTCTAAACAGCGGCTCTTATCAACAGTAGGAATACCATAACAACAGGAGTTTTTTATGAGCAACTTAGCAACCAAATACCACAAGTTCCAAACTTGTGTCTGCCATTACTTAAAGCACTTTGATGGTATTCCACCGCTATTATTTCGTATTTTATTGTTTTTCCCACTCTACGAAGCGGGCTCACGTAAATTTGCCAACTTTTCAGCAACATCAGACTGGTTCGCCAGCTTAGGCATGCCAATGCCTGACGTCATGACGTTTCTGGCTGCAAGCGCAGAAATGATCGGCGGTATTTTTATCCTGGTTGGCTTTGCGACGCGATGGGCCGCCATCCCGCTGATGATCACCATGTTGGTCGCGGCGTTAGCGGTGCATTGGGACAATGGTTGGTACGCCATCGCCCAGTCGTCTGATCCAGAAGTTGGTAAGCGCTTGGATATGGCGCGCAGTATCTTAAAAGAATACGGTAACTATGGCTGGTTAACGGAAAAAGGCGGCATCGCTATTTTGCAAAATGGTATTGAGTTTGCTGCGACCTACTTCATCATGTTGGCGTCGCTGTTCTTTACCGGTGGTGGCCGTTACTTCTCGGTCGATTATTGGCTCGGGAAAGCATTTCCTAAAGCAGAGTAATTAATTCAGCGTTTAAAACATCAATTAAGCCAGTGAAAACTGGCTTTTTTTGTAATAAGCCCCGTTTTACGGTGCTAATCCGACCACAAATCCCGTACAATAGGCGTATCATTGGTGCGCACAAATTCTCAGTATTAATAATCATGAGCGAGTTTTTTAAGAAGTCTTTAGATATCCACAAATACTTACGCGGAAAGTGGGCAATCAAGAGTAAAGTCCCTCTACAAAACCGTGACGATCTTTCTGTTGCCTACACCCCGGGTGTTGCCGCAGTATCCAACCATATCGCCAAAGATAAAAATTCCAGCTATCTCTACACCATGAAAGGTAATTCTGTCGCCATCGTTTCTGACGGCTCGGCAGTGCTTGGACTTGGTGATATTGGTCCTGAAGCTGCACTTCCCGTGATGGAAGGTAAAGCGATTTTATTCAAAGAGTTCGCCGATATTGATGGCGTGCCTCTGGTGATTGACGCGGAATCGGTTGAAGAAATCGTGACCACCGTAAAAACTATCGCACCAACTTTTGGTGGAATTAACCTAGAAGATATCGCTGCTCCAAAATGCTTCGAGATTGAAGAGGCATTACAAGACATTGGTATTCCAGTCTTTCATGATGACCAGCATGGTACAGCGATCGTGTTGCTTGCGGCACTGATCAACGCTTGTAAAGTGACCGGCAAAAACATCGAAGAACTTAAAGTTGTTATCAATGGCGCGGGCGCTGCGGGAACTGCCATTGCCAAATTATTGCGCTGTGTTGGTCATGACGAAGCCGCCTGTATTCCTGTGGAAGATGTGTTGGTTTGCGATTCGAAGGGGATCATTTCGCCTGATCGCGATAACCTTAATCATGAAAAAATTAAGATCTTAGCTTATACCAATCGTCACAACCGCAACGGTGACCTGCGTGATGCGCTGCGTGATGCAGACGTCTTTATTGGCGTTTCAAAGGGTAATTTGTTGAACGGCGACGATATCAGGCTAATGAATACGGATCCGATTATTTTAGCGATGGCGAACCCGATTCCTGAAATTATGCCCGATGAAGCGAAAGCTGCTGGTGCCTCAGTCGTCGGTACTGGTCGTAGCGACTTCCCGAATCAGGTCAATAATGTATTAGCTTTCCCTGGTATTTTCCGTGGAGCCCTTGAAGCGCGAGCGACCCGCATCACTGAAGCAATGAAAATTGCAGCAGCGCATGCTTTGGCAAATTCAGTCAATAACTTGTCAGCTGACCACGTTTTACCGGATCCATTGAACCGCAACGTGGCACAAAAAGTTGCTGAAGCGGTGCGCGAACAAGCTATCAAAGATAACGTCCAACGTCCTCTGTAAGGCTTTATTCGTTAAGAACCTTCTGAGCAGGCCTGCACCTTACGGATGGCCTGCTCAATTAACTCTGGCTGAGTCATCATTAATAGATGCTCTTGGGTAGCCACCGGCCAGTAAGCTCCGCATTGGCTTTTTTGGGCCAGCTCAAAATACCACTCGATACCTTCTTGGCGCCACTTGGCGATTGATGCTTTGACCGCTTCATCATCCAAAGTTTCGAGATAAGCACTTTCAAAATCGGTGTCCAAAATGATCAAGGGCAGCTCAGCCGGAAGTGGTGATTGTTTAGCCGTTAATAAATCTTCTCGATAGCCGCTCGCTTCTAAAAACTTATGCACTTGGTACTCTCGTGCGCCTCGAATCATTTCCACTGCGTCATAATATTCCCAGTCCATTCGTTCAACATGCTCGCTCGGAATAATACTGTTTAGATGCTCTCGCTCAGCGACTAACTTCTGCTCGATCCGCTGATCATATTTCCCCGACCGGATATAGTCTTCCAGCCCCTGCCACCCCTCTTTGTAGCGATCGGTTTCACTGGTGTAGTGGTTAATCGAGTGTTGGGTTAACACATCAGGGTCAATCAGTACCACGCCTTCGGTGCGCGCTAATACCGCAGTATTCGTTAGCAAGCTGTTGAGCGTCAGATTTGAGCTGGCGAAAGCGACAAAGATGAGCCTTCGATTGTCTTCCACCACAAAATCACCGAGTAACAACGCCTCAACATCCTTGGCGAATTGCTGATACGAAGGGGCGTCAATCCTTTGCGACCAAGCCTGACCTGCGCGGTCAATAGCGACAGTTTGATAGTTCTCCGCGAGCACATCTTGCGCCACAATCCACCAAGCACTATCGCTGTGCCAGTTATCCGTCGGCCCAGATAATAAGACTAACAGTGGCGCTTCCGTGTTTTTCCCTTTTTGATGCAGGTGTAGTTGATGACCATTCACCTCAACCAAATGACTCTGTAGCGGTATCGCCGGCTGCTCAACGTTTGCAATCAGGAGTCCTGACATCATTGCCAGCACAACCGTCAGTACAGATGCGCGTAATAACCTAGCCATAAATCAATCTCTTCGCTTTTATTGTTGTATACAAAATAATCATTTTTTTGCCCATTTAACAGATCTTTTTCATAGAAAAAGCGTATCTGTTGTTATAGTCTGGCTAGACGATCGTTAGGAGTTAGCAATGAAAAAAATACTATTACTAGGCTTGTCAGCTATATCTTTAGCTTTGATTCCCACCACACCGACCCTCGCCCACAGTGGCGCGCACCCGGTACGGTACGTTGCCGTCGATGGCGTTGACCAAGGCAATTGCTCAACACCGAGTGAGCCTTGCGCCTCGATCAGCTATGCCGTTAATGAATCGAGCAAAGGCGATAAAATTTACGTTGCATCGGGTAAATATTTCGCACAAGAAATGGACATTTTTTACTTACTGAACGATATGGTCGCAGTCAAAGGCGGGTTCTCCCAAGCAAATGGCTATAAGAAGCAACTCCCTGAGAAGCACGTCACCACCATTGTCGGCCTTCCCGCAGAATATCGCGACCAACTGAGCAAAAAGGGCTTTCGTTTACTGCAAGACACTAAAGGCAATACTGAGTTTCGTGAAAAGCCAGAGTATCTCGACATGCTAGACCGCTATCGCAAAGTAAATGCCACTAGCAAGCAGCAAATCGCTTGTACCAACGGCAGTGCCGACGACTTTCCTTGCTATCAAATTGACCTTATCTCACAGTTTTCCTTAGCGTCATTAAGCACGACCCCATCCAGCGCCAGTGATATTTGGGGCTATGTCGATCTCAATAATAATCGCGAGTATGCGGTTATGGGGCTGGTGAATGGGACGACCGTTATTGATGTCACTGATGCCGATAATCCCTCGGAAGTTGGCACCATCTCAGGCGTTAGTAGTACCTGGCGCGACGTTAAAGTGTATCAATACCTTGATAACGATACAGGCAGCCATAAAGCCTACGCTTACGTCACCACGGAAGGGCAAGGTGGCTTACAGGTTATCGATCTCAGCGATGCCCCGAACAGTATCAATCTGGTCAACACCATTGATGTGTTCCAAACGGCTCATAACGTGTATTTAGGCAACATTGATTACACCAACGGCATGGCGCTGGATGGACACGAACCTTATCTGTATATCGCTGGCTCTAACCTTGGCAATGGCTCATACCGGGTATTTGATTTGGTCGATCCTGAAAATCCAGCTTTGATTACCACACCTGAGTCAACGGGTTATGTCCACGATGCGACTAACATGATCATTAGCGACAGTCGCACCAGTCAGTGTGCCAACGGCCACAACCCTTGTGAGCTGTTTATCGACTTCAACGAAAATACGGTCGATATTTGGGACACCACCGACAAGACTTCACCCACTCGTATCAGTAGCACGCCTTACAATGGCGCCAGCTATACCCACTCGGGCTGGTACTCACAAGACAAGAATTACGTGTTCATTCAGGATGAGCTCGACGAACGTAATCTCGGCGTCAATACTCGCCTCTACGTCATGGACATTCGTGACTTAACCGCTCCCCAAGTGGTTGGTCGCTACGAGGGACAAACTCGTGCCATCGATCACAACGGATTCACACTGGGCGATAAGTATTACATGTCCAATTATAAGCGCGGGCTGACAGTTCTTGATGTCGCCGATCCAACACAGCCGAAAGAGATTGCGTTCTTTGACACTTATCCGATCCCCGAAGCCAATGATCCCCAGTTTGACGGAGCATGGGGAACCTTCCCATATTTACCGAGTGGCAATATCTTGGTCAGCGATATTTCTAATGGTTTATTTGTCCTAAAAGACAACAGCAGTATTGGTGATGATGGCCCAGGAGCCATTCAGCCCGATCCACCAACAACACCGCCAGAAGATAACGACTCAGGTGGCGGCGGTGGCCCGATTCAGCTGGCCTTACTGTTACTGTTGCTTGGGACCCTCTTGACTCGTCGTTATAACGAGTCGCACCACTAATTGTTAACAATTGCCCCGAGCTTTTTAGTTTGGGGCTAACCCGATGAACCTTATATGAAAATCATTAACCTATGGCTGCTCATTATCAGCCTTGCCATTGCCAGCCTGTTAGCAGGCAGTAAAGCGCTCGACTACCACGGTGAGCAATATACCGATGAAGCCTTGAAGCGTAGTTTAGTGGCTTTTGCCGTCGCTCGTGGTTTGAACGGCCTGATTTCAGTCGCTCAAGAAGCAGAAATTGCGATGCAACCCGCTGGCGTCGGACTGACCTTGTCGCCCGGTGAAATTCTTGACCCCATCAATGACCTTATCGAACGATTTTCCGTGGTCATGCTGGTCACGGCCAGTGCCATTGGTGTGCAAAAGTTACTATTAACCATGGGCGCTTGGTCCTTTTTTAACATCTTTATTATCGCTTATTGGATCTTTAGCGCAGGTTATCTATTACTCAAGCACCATAAAAAGAAACCGTCTCATCCTTTCGTCCTAAAGTTTGCGCTTTTTTTGGTTTTGGTTCGCTTCGCAGCACCCTTGATGGCACTCGGCTCCGAAGCTTTATACCAAGGTTTCTTATCCGATAATTATCAAGTAGCCAGTGCCGGTTTGGAACAAACTGAGAGTCAAATTCGACGCAATACGCCCGAAGAAGATATCACGGCAGAAGAGTTGAGTACGCTAGAAAAAACCAAGCGTTGGTTTGCTGACGCAGCCGAGCAGTTAGACGTGAAAAAACAAATTGCGGCGTACCAAGAAGCGGCTGAACAAGCCAGCCAAAGTGTGATTCAATTAATCACCATATTTGTTGTGCAAAACATCCTGTTTCCATTGCTATTTATCGTTCTTTTTATCAAGTTAGGTAAGGGCTTAATAAACAAAAGGCACCCTGTTTAGGGTGCCTTTGCTATCAGACAGTAAAACTACGATGTTTTAGAAGTCTACCGTTACCGTTCCGTCTGCTGCCACTGTCACGTTCTGTGTCGTGAAATTAATCACATCATCCGTTTCAGGATCATCGTTTGCGGCTTCACAAGTAAAGCCTAACGTGTAGTCACCCGCTAGAACGAAACCAATCTCATAGACATAGTCTCCATCATTATTCACGTCAACCAGACCTGTCGTGATTGGCTCAGGTTCGTTAGCGTCAACATCATCCACTTCCGCATCTGCACCAGCAAAGAGATATACAGCACTTGAATCAGTACAACCTTCAGCGTTGATTAGGTTAGGGTCGATCATACCGTTAATATGACCCACCTCAGCGTTATCAACAATCCTCAGCGTTGGACGTAAGTAATAGTCTTCGGCATCATTTTGCGGCTCATGTACCGACTTACGTAAGTCAAAGTCGATGGTGAAGTCTGTTAAGCCACCCGCAGCGATCACGAAGGGACGGTTTAGTTTTAAACCTGATTGGTTACCGCTTGGTACAAATAACGAGTAACGGGCACCATTGATATCAATGTATGAATCCGTCACACCACGCTCGGCATTGACCTTCAAGCGCATCCACTGGTATTCACCTGCAACCAGATCCGTTGCTGGTAATAACTCTAACGACTCATCACCCGTCAGCTCCAGTAAGTCGATTGTTTTTGGCGTCGCAAAGTCAAAGCTTTGTCGACCACCAACACCTTGGATTTCAATACCAGTAAACTGAACCACAACCGCCTCAGCACCATCAACTGGAGCATCGGTAACGGCTACCGCTAATTTACCTTCTTCAGGATCATTTGACTTACAGGCTACTAATGCCAAAGTTACACTCGTCGCTAAAACACTTAATTTTAATAATTTATTCATTTCGGACTCCATACTACAATTTGATACAAAGGCTAGCACAGCCCGGTAAACTTAAAACCATCATCACGCAAAAACATGAACTAATTACATCTTTAAACTACAAATATAGAACTTAATCACTGTTCTGAATGATTTAACATCGATTTACATTCTTAGCACATCTTTATCCCACGAAACGGACTTTGCCATAGGAATACACCCTTAGTTTCCGTATAATCAGCGCAAGTTTACTATCCCAAACAGGAGTCTTTATGCGCCCAAGTGGACGAAGTACCAACCAATTAAGACCCATCACCATTACTAGAAATTACACCAAACATGCTGAAGGTTCC
The DNA window shown above is from Kangiella marina and carries:
- a CDS encoding RNA polymerase sigma factor, producing MTIESLPPEDELVERLKNNDVQLFERVVKAYHSAMYGVAYSIAGQSIADEVVQEAWVSAINAIHKFEGRSALKSWLIRITANEAKTRLRKESRSVSLDAVDENWATDTRFTQQGHWAEGNPEWDISSPDDLLAADELQDCVKKHMVKLPDNQQQIINLRDVGGLDMDTICNILDITASNARVLLHRARDKMQQVVARFQRTGEC
- a CDS encoding FMN-binding glutamate synthase family protein, giving the protein MAFTKTVLNWIGLFFVLGLTILLVIAAVVFIIDKTQKTHAIRRNFPVIGRFRYWFEHLGEFFRQYFFAMDREEMPFNRAERNWAYRAAKNVSRTLAFGSTRNLSPTGTVMFLNDQFPTLEKNAVEAQPLLIGPYCRTPYLAKSFFNISGMSYGSLSKVAVQALAKGAAKAGCWINTGEGGLSPHHLVAGGDVVFQIGTAKYGVRDETGCLDDDRLKDVCSHQQVKMIELKLAQGAKPGKGGILPGRKVTAEIAAIRHIPEGEDSISPNGHPEINNVSDLLDMINHIRDITGKPVGFKTVIGTDGFLFDLCEAIHQRGIESAPDFITIDSADGGSGAAPQPLFDYVGLTIKESLPMVLNVLHKQGLRDRIKVICSGKMINPSGVAWALAMGADFALSARGFMFALGCIQALQCNKNTCPTGVTTHDPDLQKGLVVPDKAERVYHYHKNMVKAVGMIAHSCGVAEPRGLKRHHVRVVTETGLSTPLDKIHPYQESSIPTKKL
- a CDS encoding DoxX family protein; translated protein: MSNLATKYHKFQTCVCHYLKHFDGIPPLLFRILLFFPLYEAGSRKFANFSATSDWFASLGMPMPDVMTFLAASAEMIGGIFILVGFATRWAAIPLMITMLVAALAVHWDNGWYAIAQSSDPEVGKRLDMARSILKEYGNYGWLTEKGGIAILQNGIEFAATYFIMLASLFFTGGGRYFSVDYWLGKAFPKAE
- a CDS encoding NADP-dependent malic enzyme, which translates into the protein MSEFFKKSLDIHKYLRGKWAIKSKVPLQNRDDLSVAYTPGVAAVSNHIAKDKNSSYLYTMKGNSVAIVSDGSAVLGLGDIGPEAALPVMEGKAILFKEFADIDGVPLVIDAESVEEIVTTVKTIAPTFGGINLEDIAAPKCFEIEEALQDIGIPVFHDDQHGTAIVLLAALINACKVTGKNIEELKVVINGAGAAGTAIAKLLRCVGHDEAACIPVEDVLVCDSKGIISPDRDNLNHEKIKILAYTNRHNRNGDLRDALRDADVFIGVSKGNLLNGDDIRLMNTDPIILAMANPIPEIMPDEAKAAGASVVGTGRSDFPNQVNNVLAFPGIFRGALEARATRITEAMKIAAAHALANSVNNLSADHVLPDPLNRNVAQKVAEAVREQAIKDNVQRPL
- a CDS encoding alpha/beta hydrolase, coding for MARLLRASVLTVVLAMMSGLLIANVEQPAIPLQSHLVEVNGHQLHLHQKGKNTEAPLLVLLSGPTDNWHSDSAWWIVAQDVLAENYQTVAIDRAGQAWSQRIDAPSYQQFAKDVEALLLGDFVVEDNRRLIFVAFASSNLTLNSLLTNTAVLARTEGVVLIDPDVLTQHSINHYTSETDRYKEGWQGLEDYIRSGKYDQRIEQKLVAEREHLNSIIPSEHVERMDWEYYDAVEMIRGAREYQVHKFLEASGYREDLLTAKQSPLPAELPLIILDTDFESAYLETLDDEAVKASIAKWRQEGIEWYFELAQKSQCGAYWPVATQEHLLMMTQPELIEQAIRKVQACSEGS
- a CDS encoding choice-of-anchor B family protein, which codes for MKKILLLGLSAISLALIPTTPTLAHSGAHPVRYVAVDGVDQGNCSTPSEPCASISYAVNESSKGDKIYVASGKYFAQEMDIFYLLNDMVAVKGGFSQANGYKKQLPEKHVTTIVGLPAEYRDQLSKKGFRLLQDTKGNTEFREKPEYLDMLDRYRKVNATSKQQIACTNGSADDFPCYQIDLISQFSLASLSTTPSSASDIWGYVDLNNNREYAVMGLVNGTTVIDVTDADNPSEVGTISGVSSTWRDVKVYQYLDNDTGSHKAYAYVTTEGQGGLQVIDLSDAPNSINLVNTIDVFQTAHNVYLGNIDYTNGMALDGHEPYLYIAGSNLGNGSYRVFDLVDPENPALITTPESTGYVHDATNMIISDSRTSQCANGHNPCELFIDFNENTVDIWDTTDKTSPTRISSTPYNGASYTHSGWYSQDKNYVFIQDELDERNLGVNTRLYVMDIRDLTAPQVVGRYEGQTRAIDHNGFTLGDKYYMSNYKRGLTVLDVADPTQPKEIAFFDTYPIPEANDPQFDGAWGTFPYLPSGNILVSDISNGLFVLKDNSSIGDDGPGAIQPDPPTTPPEDNDSGGGGGPIQLALLLLLLGTLLTRRYNESHH
- a CDS encoding DUF4382 domain-containing protein, translated to MNKLLKLSVLATSVTLALVACKSNDPEEGKLAVAVTDAPVDGAEAVVVQFTGIEIQGVGGRQSFDFATPKTIDLLELTGDESLELLPATDLVAGEYQWMRLKVNAERGVTDSYIDINGARYSLFVPSGNQSGLKLNRPFVIAAGGLTDFTIDFDLRKSVHEPQNDAEDYYLRPTLRIVDNAEVGHINGMIDPNLINAEGCTDSSAVYLFAGADAEVDDVDANEPEPITTGLVDVNNDGDYVYEIGFVLAGDYTLGFTCEAANDDPETDDVINFTTQNVTVAADGTVTVDF